From Miscanthus floridulus cultivar M001 chromosome 15, ASM1932011v1, whole genome shotgun sequence, the proteins below share one genomic window:
- the LOC136507611 gene encoding uncharacterized protein yields MVGKGSPKLNMIARASPKLHRFLGTTSGIKKKASPKCSKAKKTGGSPRVVKQRADWNPALEKSLVDILHEYKDSGYRGDNGWTPEGWNKMVKEFHLRNKYVNYTKSQIQDKEGQLKKDYRMLKETRRQSGATWNEDRHMVEGSPSMWDNLEIIFPKIRKFRNSKARFPLFDALGELYDGHLAEGTYNLTSLEPPQEEAPLRQIHDVDDLDNIEVHEVLDEDDSITEIQEEASEVVAIERNGQRGSLSRDEENEVVAVERSRQQRTTTTTSSKKHEKEEKRPKKGERIEEMMGRYLDMRTKQVQDESADLAKEKEVAEGNDFSIKRCISVLSTMEVTKEEKAKAFAVFIKSKENREAFLSGYELDREATLMFHLMLAGPGNFYVQNDMFRLNYG; encoded by the exons ATGGTTGGAAAAGGCTCCCCGAAGCTCAATATGATTGCAAGGGCGTCACCAAAGTTGCACCGGTTCTTGGGTACAACAAGTGGTATTAAAAAGAAGGCTTCTCCTAAATGCAGTAAGGCAAAGAAGACTGGAGGTTCTCCGAGAG TAGTAAAGCAAAGAGCGGACTGGAATCCGGCCCTTGAGAAGTCCCTAGTAGACATTCTCCATGAGTATAAAGATAGTGGCTACAGAGGTGACAATGGATGGACCCCTGAAGGGTGGAATAAAATGGTGAAGGAGTTCCATCTGAGGAACAAGTATGTCAACTACACAAAGAGTCAGATTCAAGACAAAGAAGGACAGCTAAAGAAAGACTATAGGATGCTCAAAGAGACAAGGAGGCAGAGTGGGGCCACCTGGAATGAAGATAGGCATATGGTTGAAGGATCACCATCTATGTGGGATAACCTTGAAATT ATATTCCCTAAAATTAGGAAGTTCCGCAACAGTAAGGCAAGATTTCCACTATTTGATGCTTTGGGAGAGCTTTATGATG GTCATTTGGCTGAAGGTACTTACAATTTGACTTCTCTTGAGCCACCACAAGAGGAAGCACCACTTCGACAAATTCATGATGTAGATGACTTGGACAACATTGAGGTTCATGAGGTACTAGATGAAGATGATTCAATCACTGAGATACAAGAGGAAGCAAGTGAGGTTGTAGCTATTGAAAGAAATGGACAGCGAGGTTCTCTATcacgagatgaagaaaatgaggtCGTAGCTGTTGAAAGAAGCAGGCAGCaaagaactactactactacatcaAGCAAAAAAcatgaaaaggaagaaaagagacCTAAGAAGGGTGAAAGGATTGAAGAAATGATGGGGAGATACCTAGACATGAGGACTAAGCAAGTACAAGATGAGTCTGCAGATCTAGCCAAAGAAAAGGAGGTTGCTGAAGGTAATGACTTCTCTATCAAAAGGTGTATATCCGTTCTGAGCACAATGGAAGTGACAAAGGAAGAGAAGGCAAAAGcatttgcagttttcatcaagagcAAAGAAAATAGAGAGGCCTTCCTAAGTGGGTATGAACTAGATCGAGAAGCAACTTTG ATGTTCCATTTGATGCTAGCAGGACCTGGGAATTTCTACGTGCAGAATGACATGTTCCGCCTGAACTATGGCTAA